A part of Thermococcus sp. LS1 genomic DNA contains:
- a CDS encoding DUF434 domain-containing protein, with protein MLRDAYVDLKYLLNRGYRKSYALEFVANHYRLTKKERHLLARCVFSDRWIREVKGKLLKPEELAGKVLAIDGFNVIITLESLLDGKAILCEDGLIRDLKYQGKYRINERTGDLLTEIAMALKELGIKKAVFFYGKNMPRSGEVKALTETRLEALGVSGEVKLVKSPDFELKAQQMVATADVGIISKVPHVFDLVAYTGERLRREAVPFIELIEEKAELM; from the coding sequence ATGCTTCGAGATGCTTACGTTGATCTCAAGTACCTGCTCAACAGGGGCTACCGGAAAAGCTATGCATTAGAATTCGTTGCCAACCACTACAGGCTTACGAAAAAAGAGCGGCATCTTCTGGCCAGATGCGTCTTTTCTGATAGATGGATCAGGGAAGTTAAGGGAAAGCTCCTAAAACCCGAAGAACTTGCCGGGAAGGTTCTGGCGATAGACGGTTTCAACGTCATCATAACCCTCGAATCTCTCCTCGATGGGAAAGCAATACTCTGCGAGGACGGCTTGATAAGGGACCTAAAGTACCAGGGGAAGTACAGAATCAACGAGAGGACCGGTGATTTGCTTACTGAAATCGCGATGGCCCTGAAGGAGCTGGGGATTAAAAAGGCAGTCTTCTTTTACGGGAAGAACATGCCGAGGAGCGGGGAAGTCAAAGCCCTAACGGAGACCAGACTGGAAGCCCTTGGGGTTTCGGGGGAGGTGAAGCTCGTTAAGAGCCCAGACTTCGAGCTTAAGGCCCAGCAAATGGTCGCCACGGCCGACGTTGGAATAATATCCAAAGTTCCCCACGTGTTCGACCTTGTAGCGTACACTGGCGAAAGGCTTAGACGCGAGGCAGTACCTTTTATCGAACTTATCGAGGAGAAGGCAGAACTGATGTAG
- a CDS encoding DUF432 domain-containing protein: MFGEHELRTKFIKILDKKIHLLERPDDSVLYTRDDVRVLIKKGDGAFRVLPAPAEGYGVKFLMIRFSPRIAVPPRERLTGYLSAPVDIEVKSGNVTIDRFVVGREKYALYGENNIGVIARYHVSEFHDKIPDELGIMKLVINNPTDEWKLVERITVPIRNSVMFYSSEKAYYPLVILTTKEPYEVNNTGNPPDGTLKATHKAEPLPNFRMRW; this comes from the coding sequence ATGTTTGGAGAGCACGAGCTCAGAACGAAGTTCATCAAAATCCTCGACAAGAAGATACACCTCCTCGAAAGGCCCGATGACAGCGTGCTTTACACGCGGGATGATGTTCGGGTTCTCATAAAGAAGGGCGATGGTGCCTTCAGAGTACTCCCGGCCCCGGCTGAGGGCTACGGCGTCAAGTTCCTCATGATAAGGTTCTCACCAAGGATAGCCGTTCCCCCCAGGGAAAGACTGACCGGATACCTCTCCGCCCCCGTGGACATTGAAGTCAAGAGCGGAAACGTCACGATAGACCGCTTCGTTGTAGGAAGGGAGAAGTACGCCCTCTATGGCGAGAATAACATCGGAGTGATAGCGCGCTATCACGTGAGCGAGTTTCACGATAAGATTCCCGACGAGCTGGGAATCATGAAGCTCGTGATAAACAACCCTACTGACGAATGGAAGCTGGTGGAAAGGATAACCGTCCCGATAAGGAACAGTGTTATGTTCTACTCCAGCGAAAAGGCCTATTATCCCCTCGTGATACTGACAACGAAAGAGCCCTACGAGGTCAACAACACCGGCAACCCGCCCGATGGGACGCTCAAGGCTACCCATAAAGCAGAACCTCTGCCGAACTTCAGGATGAGGTGGTGA
- a CDS encoding YiiX/YebB-like N1pC/P60 family cysteine hydrolase produces MKTLKYLIVSIMLVVVLATPVTATSSTEEDSYYHPYPTGLIAGDIVIGHNPTTDLVIPGYWTHTGMIAYYDTSIGEWIVIEATFDGVILTPLSEFLSRYDTVAVLRVNTNDYVRLNAVYFAYYQLGKPYDYAWYTKQVYGDSYYCSELVWASYIAAGGPDIDANPGWSWTYAYGVAPQEVYDDSDTYVIYYHSVS; encoded by the coding sequence ATGAAGACATTAAAATACCTTATCGTGAGTATCATGCTGGTGGTAGTACTTGCCACCCCGGTAACTGCAACAAGCAGCACCGAAGAAGACAGCTACTACCACCCATATCCAACAGGCCTCATTGCAGGGGACATAGTTATAGGCCACAACCCAACAACCGACTTAGTAATCCCCGGATACTGGACCCACACAGGAATGATAGCATACTACGACACTTCAATTGGGGAATGGATAGTCATTGAGGCTACCTTCGATGGTGTCATTCTCACTCCCCTAAGCGAGTTCCTCAGCAGGTACGATACGGTTGCCGTCCTTAGAGTCAACACCAACGATTATGTAAGACTGAACGCCGTGTACTTTGCATATTATCAGCTCGGCAAGCCTTATGACTACGCTTGGTACACCAAGCAGGTCTATGGCGATAGCTACTACTGCTCCGAGCTCGTTTGGGCATCCTACATAGCCGCCGGTGGACCAGACATTGATGCCAATCCAGGCTGGAGCTGGACCTACGCGTATGGCGTTGCACCCCAAGAGGTCTACGATGATTCGGATACCTATGTGATCTACTATCACTCGGTCAGCTGA
- a CDS encoding METTL5 family protein: MKKKHLAMILSKLKGFPEPKPELEQYRTPGDVAAELLWLAHSVGDIGGKVIADLGAGTGVLSVGACLMGAERVYAVEIDEEALGLARKNVESLGLEDCVEFVNSDVLDFSARVDTVIMNPPFGSQVKHADRPFLMKAFGISDVVYSIHLAKPEVRRFIEAFVRDAGFSITHRITLPFEIPAQFFFHRKKLERILVDIYRFERT, from the coding sequence GTGAAAAAGAAGCACCTTGCGATGATACTTTCAAAGCTGAAGGGTTTCCCCGAGCCGAAGCCCGAACTTGAGCAGTACAGGACACCTGGCGACGTCGCGGCGGAACTGCTTTGGCTGGCCCACTCTGTCGGAGACATTGGGGGAAAGGTTATAGCGGATTTAGGTGCCGGGACTGGAGTTCTGAGTGTTGGTGCGTGCCTGATGGGGGCTGAAAGGGTCTATGCCGTTGAAATAGATGAAGAGGCTTTAGGGCTCGCCAGGAAAAACGTTGAATCTCTCGGTCTCGAGGACTGCGTTGAGTTTGTGAACTCTGACGTCTTGGATTTCTCTGCTCGGGTTGATACCGTGATAATGAACCCTCCCTTTGGCAGTCAGGTGAAGCATGCCGACAGACCCTTTCTTATGAAGGCCTTTGGGATAAGTGACGTCGTTTATTCCATTCACCTCGCGAAGCCCGAAGTGAGGAGGTTCATCGAAGCGTTCGTTAGAGATGCTGGTTTTTCAATAACTCATAGAATAACCCTTCCCTTTGAGATTCCTGCCCAATTCTTCTTCCATAGGAAGAAACTGGAGAGGATTTTGGTAGATATTTACAGGTTTGAAAGAACCTGA
- a CDS encoding mechanosensitive ion channel family protein has translation MTIAFFLALSFARISAELSALLAAAGITGIILGFSAQTVVANFISGVFMYFDKPLNIGDQVKIGELEGIVEDIRILSTRIRAWDGTLIRIPNEKLFNSNIVNLQRYPARRVEVEIGIAYSTDVEKAIEIIKETLDEMPLVLAEPEPVVFVKELGDSAVVLSIRGWAPSEKWFDVRTEVISRIKKALDEAGIEIPFPQRVNWFANELRVKVDKES, from the coding sequence ATCACCATAGCTTTCTTTCTGGCTCTCAGCTTTGCCAGAATAAGTGCTGAGCTGAGCGCCCTCCTGGCAGCGGCAGGAATAACTGGTATCATCCTCGGTTTCTCGGCACAAACCGTCGTTGCAAACTTCATCTCAGGAGTCTTCATGTACTTCGACAAGCCCCTCAACATCGGCGACCAGGTGAAAATAGGTGAACTCGAGGGTATTGTTGAGGACATAAGGATACTTTCAACGAGAATCCGCGCCTGGGACGGAACGCTCATCAGGATTCCGAACGAGAAGCTCTTCAACAGCAATATCGTCAACCTCCAGAGGTATCCTGCGAGACGGGTAGAGGTTGAGATTGGCATAGCCTACAGTACCGATGTTGAGAAGGCTATCGAGATTATAAAAGAGACCCTCGACGAGATGCCCCTCGTTTTAGCCGAGCCGGAGCCGGTCGTGTTCGTAAAGGAACTTGGGGACAGCGCAGTGGTGCTTTCAATCAGGGGCTGGGCGCCGAGTGAGAAGTGGTTCGACGTCAGGACTGAGGTCATATCCAGAATCAAGAAGGCTCTGGACGAGGCGGGAATAGAGATACCGTTCCCGCAGAGGGTGAACTGGTTCGCCAACGAGCTAAGGGTAAAGGTAGATAAGGAGTCCTAA
- a CDS encoding RsmB/NOP family class I SAM-dependent RNA methyltransferase, with protein sequence MGKLKLSDRQLYAIIEAVKLGEELKPSQQAKRKAFAKYKIEGWENSKLTGIFYSIQRRLGLIDEIIEELVGVSPFILDPWLRATLRVAIEVSVFRDPNERTRQHLKGLAQFLSKKTHPFVGYYYYDLLPRILEYVPKLDTEEKRLKWDYLFPEWFIKRMKELIGDEAEELLKALNETLPTSMRVNLLKTSVEEVEDYLKSKNVRFERSERVGTVLRILDSFNPEWLFNKGWTIPQEEAAAIASLVLAPEPGETVVDLAAAPGGKTAHMAELMNNRGKIYAFDIDSARIKRMKEVLRRTGVEIAETIKADGRKAPGILGERIADRVLLDAPCTSDGTIAKNPELRWRLREKNISKVVQLQKELIESAWKLLKPGGRLLYSTCSMLPEENEGVVEWFLKRHKNAELIPLNGPYDEGFLPGTMRAWPHRHKTIGFFYALIEKKGD encoded by the coding sequence GTGGGGAAGCTTAAGCTGAGCGACAGGCAGCTCTATGCCATCATTGAAGCTGTTAAGCTTGGTGAGGAGCTTAAGCCGAGCCAGCAGGCTAAGAGAAAGGCCTTCGCCAAGTATAAAATCGAAGGCTGGGAAAATTCCAAGCTAACGGGTATATTTTACTCCATTCAGCGCAGACTCGGTTTGATAGATGAGATAATAGAAGAGCTTGTTGGCGTTTCCCCGTTCATCCTCGACCCGTGGCTGAGGGCTACGCTGAGGGTTGCCATTGAGGTGTCGGTCTTTAGGGATCCAAACGAGAGGACGAGGCAACATCTCAAGGGGCTCGCCCAGTTTCTATCGAAGAAAACGCACCCCTTTGTGGGCTATTACTACTACGACCTTCTTCCGAGGATTCTTGAGTACGTTCCAAAGCTCGACACCGAAGAGAAGCGCCTGAAGTGGGACTACCTCTTCCCCGAGTGGTTCATAAAAAGAATGAAAGAACTCATTGGAGACGAGGCGGAGGAGCTTCTCAAGGCCCTCAACGAGACCCTGCCGACGAGCATGAGGGTTAACCTGCTGAAAACGAGCGTTGAAGAGGTCGAGGATTATCTAAAAAGCAAAAATGTCCGCTTTGAGAGGAGTGAGCGCGTTGGAACAGTTTTGAGAATCCTCGACTCCTTCAACCCTGAGTGGCTCTTCAACAAGGGCTGGACAATTCCCCAGGAGGAAGCGGCAGCGATTGCCTCACTTGTTCTGGCCCCGGAACCTGGCGAGACCGTCGTTGATCTGGCCGCCGCTCCTGGCGGAAAGACTGCCCACATGGCAGAGCTGATGAACAACAGAGGCAAAATCTACGCTTTTGACATTGACTCGGCGAGGATAAAGCGCATGAAGGAAGTTCTCAGGAGGACTGGGGTTGAGATAGCCGAGACCATAAAGGCCGACGGCAGAAAAGCACCGGGAATTCTCGGTGAGAGAATAGCCGACAGAGTCCTTCTTGATGCACCGTGCACGAGCGACGGGACGATAGCCAAAAATCCAGAGCTTAGATGGCGTCTGCGTGAGAAAAATATTTCAAAGGTCGTTCAGCTCCAGAAGGAGCTCATTGAGAGTGCCTGGAAGCTTTTGAAGCCTGGGGGGAGGCTGCTTTATTCAACCTGCTCGATGCTGCCAGAAGAAAACGAGGGCGTTGTGGAGTGGTTCCTGAAGAGGCATAAGAATGCTGAACTGATACCACTAAACGGTCCCTACGATGAGGGATTTCTGCCCGGAACGATGAGGGCGTGGCCTCACAGACATAAAACGATAGGCTTCTTCTATGCCCTGATAGAAAAGAAAGGGGATTAG
- the dph2 gene encoding diphthamide biosynthesis enzyme Dph2 produces the protein MKSVHDIPVSSVLSVLHNIRATRVLIQTPEGLKREAQNLADFLEENGIEAIISGDINYGACDPADREAKALGCDALIHLGHSYMKLNLEVPTIFVPAFAKVDVLPALEKNLDEIKKLGRKIALVTTAQHIHQLERAKEFLENAGFEVLIGAGDGRVSWCGQVLGCTFTAAKVDADGVLFIGAGYFHPIGVALATKKPTLAVNPYSGDAIWMEKEAERIIRKRWAQIAKAYDAKKFGVVVSTKKGQLRLAEAKKIVELLRRHGKYARLIAMNHISYSALEGFDFDAYVVVACPRVPIDDAENWRKPVLTPPEVEILLGLREDYEFDEILGGKREKDEPFGIALHGVRG, from the coding sequence ATGAAGAGTGTTCATGATATACCTGTTTCGAGCGTTTTGTCGGTGCTTCATAATATTCGGGCTACACGCGTCCTCATCCAAACTCCCGAGGGACTGAAAAGAGAGGCTCAGAATCTCGCTGATTTCCTTGAGGAAAACGGGATAGAGGCGATAATAAGCGGCGACATCAACTACGGAGCCTGTGACCCGGCTGACAGAGAAGCGAAAGCCCTTGGTTGTGATGCCCTGATTCACCTCGGCCACAGCTACATGAAGCTTAACCTTGAGGTTCCCACCATCTTTGTTCCAGCCTTTGCCAAAGTTGACGTTCTTCCTGCGCTGGAGAAGAATCTGGACGAAATTAAAAAGCTCGGGAGGAAGATAGCGCTCGTTACAACCGCCCAGCATATACACCAGCTGGAAAGGGCCAAGGAGTTCCTTGAAAATGCCGGCTTTGAAGTCCTTATAGGTGCGGGCGACGGAAGGGTAAGCTGGTGCGGCCAGGTTCTCGGCTGCACATTCACCGCCGCCAAAGTTGACGCCGATGGAGTGCTTTTCATTGGGGCAGGGTATTTCCATCCGATAGGAGTTGCCTTAGCGACGAAGAAGCCCACTCTGGCAGTAAACCCCTACAGCGGCGACGCGATATGGATGGAGAAAGAGGCTGAGCGGATTATTCGGAAGAGGTGGGCCCAGATAGCGAAAGCCTATGATGCCAAAAAGTTCGGTGTCGTTGTAAGCACCAAGAAAGGCCAGCTTCGCTTGGCTGAAGCCAAAAAGATTGTGGAACTCCTGCGTAGGCATGGCAAATACGCCAGGCTAATAGCTATGAACCACATAAGCTACTCTGCGCTGGAGGGCTTTGACTTCGATGCCTATGTGGTTGTTGCCTGCCCCAGGGTGCCCATAGACGACGCTGAAAACTGGAGAAAGCCAGTTCTAACGCCCCCTGAGGTTGAGATTCTCTTGGGCCTTCGCGAGGACTACGAATTCGATGAAATCCTTGGCGGGAAGCGCGAGAAGGACGAGCCGTTCGGCATAGCCCTCCACGGGGTGAGAGGGTGA
- a CDS encoding HEAT repeat domain-containing protein: MNLEVTLEFGKRNQYMYRFKLYNIMPANNPISKTELRELVLSWQILDAVSLALEDKRALFLILELAGEDDETTRLRAFVALGEILKRADSDLRMMVLEGHLDVFTDALSLKNEKVTIKALRALGYLVEGIPLESKAFLKAAKALVSLLGSSDDVMKIEAIDVLSKLRPLEDSKLVRAYINELVASPNPYTKVTGFYLFLNVLNSSADSGSLTRILDEIPPLLQNDNEFIVELTLDVLEKALSFPLPEDVKTELLEISRVVNGLVYREGAPVIRLKAKRVSNLIDSIVSVQPQLFADFKTPTGNTQ; the protein is encoded by the coding sequence ATGAACCTTGAAGTTACTTTGGAATTCGGAAAGCGAAATCAATATATGTACAGATTCAAACTCTATAATATAATGCCCGCGAATAACCCCATATCAAAGACTGAGCTTAGGGAGTTAGTGCTTTCGTGGCAGATATTGGACGCAGTTAGTCTAGCCTTAGAGGATAAGCGGGCACTTTTTCTGATTCTGGAGCTTGCAGGAGAAGATGATGAAACCACACGCCTTAGAGCTTTCGTAGCTTTAGGTGAGATTCTCAAAAGGGCCGACAGTGATCTTAGGATGATGGTTCTGGAGGGGCACTTGGATGTGTTTACCGATGCACTATCCCTGAAGAACGAAAAGGTCACTATCAAGGCCCTTCGTGCCCTGGGATATCTGGTTGAGGGCATCCCCCTGGAATCAAAAGCGTTTCTGAAGGCGGCGAAAGCTCTGGTTAGCTTGTTAGGAAGCTCGGACGATGTGATGAAGATAGAAGCCATTGATGTTCTTTCAAAGCTGCGGCCTCTGGAAGATTCGAAATTGGTGAGGGCCTACATAAACGAACTTGTGGCTTCCCCCAATCCATACACAAAGGTGACAGGGTTTTATCTGTTCCTTAACGTGCTGAATTCGTCCGCTGATAGCGGCTCTTTGACACGCATACTCGATGAAATTCCTCCTCTCCTCCAGAACGACAACGAGTTTATCGTTGAACTGACTCTAGATGTACTTGAAAAAGCTCTGAGTTTTCCTCTTCCAGAAGACGTAAAGACAGAACTCTTGGAGATTTCCCGGGTTGTGAATGGTTTGGTTTACCGGGAAGGGGCACCCGTGATACGATTGAAGGCCAAAAGGGTTTCCAATCTCATTGATTCCATTGTTTCTGTCCAACCCCAGCTGTTCGCAGACTTTAAAACCCCAACCGGGAACACCCAATGA